A stretch of DNA from Myxocyprinus asiaticus isolate MX2 ecotype Aquarium Trade chromosome 32, UBuf_Myxa_2, whole genome shotgun sequence:
CTCGCTGTTTTCTCAAAATAGCATTTTGACACCTTTCTCCTTTTATCAGGTAGCGTTTACAACAAAAATCTACCATCCAAACATTAACAGTAATGGAAGTATTTGCTTGGACATTCTGAGGTCACAATGGTCTCCAGCACTTACAGTTTCAAAAGGTACAGATGTGTTACTAGTTGGTAACTTTATAGTTAGAATTGTTTTCAGAACACCAGGGATTTCATGATTGTGATCATTTGTTTTCGTCTCTCTTTTTAGTTCTTTTGTCCATATGTTCTTTGCTTTGTGATCCAAATCCTGATGACCCCTTAGTCCCAGACATAGCACACATCTACAAATCAGACAAAGAAAAGTAAGTATATGCATAAAAAGTGAGGCTTGATCGGTATACTTCAGTGTCTTTGCGGCCATGGCATTATTGATGTATCCTTTTcgttcaaaggaatattccagttaagctcagtcgacagcatttgtggcattatgttgattaccacagaaattaatttggacttgtccctccttttctttaaaaaagcaacattggcacttacaatggaagtgaatttacaactcaaaatgtaaatattgcattAGCTTGACATGCCAATCAAAACAAACTAGACTAGTTAAGAAACTcttgaattaaataaatgtattttttttctcccccaggTACAACAGACTAGCAAGAGAATGGACCCAAAAGTATGCAATGTGAAGACacaacagacatttttttaaagtcaCAAATCACTGTAAATTCTAGCATCTAAAAAGTAAGATTAGGTTATATTAAACACATTGTACTGTTaacatttgccatctgaaatgACCAATAATAATGGATGAACTAGTATTTTGAAGCGGACTGTGCGCTGCACAAAGTGACATTTAAGCTTTTTATTGGTTTCGTGCATTTTTGGTCATCCCCGCAGTGGTGTTGGgcattttgttttcttgtttcatAAATCCTATTTAAGATTGGCATGACGTTATACAGCTGCGGTTAACCCACAATAGGGCAGTTAATAAATTGATAACAGTTTTACTGTATCTCTCATTcatctgattacatttttctcTTAGATATTTTAATTGTATAGTTAAGAGCAACTATACAGgatctattttttctttttttattttgcattaaaatttgtttaaaagtGTGGATCGgtgtttctattttttatttttttttggattgtCTCATATTTGTACACTACAgtggttttgttttatttgaagcACTCCAACAAAGTTGGGTGATTTTATCTGAACTGACCTTGTGCGTAAATGACTGTGACTGCAACATTACATACACAAAGGCTCCGTTTCCACTAGATCCAGTGCAGTGTTGCAATATTAAAACAAAGTCTTTATCACGATTTAGGTCACAATATAAAAATGAACCTCAAACTATTAACATATAACCAAATATTTGGTTAAGGTTTCCGCATTTGGCGAAAGCTGTTACCAAGAATGCATTTATCGGAATTTCTAGACAACACTGCGGCATGGTCTCCCCCTTAATAagcaatattttaatttattctgttGCTTCCATAAAGAAAGCAGTCATTGAATTGTAGTTAACCTTTTTGTGAGCTTTCCAGACCcttggataaaaaataaaaaaaaaacactttaatttctgtaTCCCCATAAGTATTCACATAACAGAGCTATTCATTTGTTTGTATGTAAACAGATCCCGATATAGTCATAATTATCAACATTCCCAGTAGAATTTTATCGATTACGTCACAGGAATTTTCTTGATTGCCTGCCCTAGTAAACAAATCATAtcattatgtaaaatatttaccttCTCTGTGTTTATGTTCAGTACTGATAGTTTGTATCTGTGTTCTCATTAGTCAAACAATAACAAGTAGGCTTTAAACAGTCTTTTATCGGTTGTAatgattatattttgattatataaGTAATAGTTGTTACAAATAAGCTGTTGTGAGCTCATGTTTAACTCCTCCTTTCGAAATGATACCTAATTCAAACATTTCAATTGAAAAACAAGCATGCAGTGTATTGAATTCCTTTTCTTTGAATGTATTTGCATATTACACAAACACATAACACTTAGCACTGCATTGGAGAAATACAGAGAGGGAAAGACATTTTAcatcaaaacaaaattttgatttacataaaatacattaagaaataaattaatataaatagaATCTCTATCGGAAAGAAAAACGAGGTCATAGTACTTAAGAAATGTGTATGAGATTTTATATTATGGGATATTTCAACTAAAAAGACTACAAATACGGGCGGACTATCGAGAAATGTGTCCGTATACATTTTATGAATTGTAACACCAGTGACGCGTTTGCCAGTCGAGCGTGGTGACGTCACACGTAGCGTGTCTATCGAGGACGcgcttcagtgtgtgtgtgtgtgtgtgcggggcGTTCACAAACAGCGAAGCGTCGCACGTCGCAGAACTGCGTTTCCCGGTGCGTCCCCACGAGTGGCTATGACTAACTTTGTACCGTACCCGTTCCGTATCTACCATCTCGTACCAATTACCGAGGGAGGAGTGTAAACATCTGTAAAGTGAGGAAGTGGGATGTGGTTTTCTGTGATGTGAACAGCCTGTTACATGGTTGCGCGCGTGGGCGCCGTGACCGATGGCAGGCGATCAGTCAGTCATCCACATCGTTATCGTTACACTGGATGACGCGTCGTGGGTGTGAGCTCaatatgtgaatgtgtatgtaaaTGGCAGCTTTGTGAAATAAAGAGCCAGTGCATTGAAGTCATCGGCGTCCGTGTGAGCTCGCCGTCAGATAATGGACTCATCTGTGGCGCTGGTAATAACCCGGGGCTCGTGTTTACCGGAGGACGCGGGGAAGAGCGCGCCGAGCGCTCACCTGAACGGCTGCGTGCCGCTCTCTCATCAGGTGGCCGGACACAAGTATGGCGTGGACAAAGTGGGTCAGTATACACTTGTTGTCATTCCTCTTGGGTTGAACCATGCTCCTGTTGGGTTATAGGGGAgactgtggatatatatatatatatatttggctacAAAAAAGTTATAAGACATTTCCATTGCTCTTGTCCAGGGAATATGGGAACCTGCAATTTAATAGCATATTACAGGCAtttcagcaaaatgtaaacagtaacaCACATATAAAGCAAAACAATTCCTGAAATAGCAAAATGTTAAAGGTAAAACAACTCATACTATGGTAtggggctgcaactaacgattattatGATATtcaattaatctaacgattattcgactattcgggcgaagTTTGATTCAGTAAAAACttaactgcaaaaaaatcctattgttatcaagggctttgtcttgttttctatttaaaaatatctaaaaatccttaaaacaagaaacatttacttgagaagcaacatataatattTTCAGAATTGCTTTAAgcgaatgtatcttaaataagtgtattttgtgtataagtgtattttttcacttggttatacttctgcgagtgcagtaaagacaaaatatacttatattcaagatctattctctaaaagcaagtctgaatatcttatatgctgcttctcaggtgaatgcatctttttttaaaggatttttagatattttaaaatatttgtatttttagtattatattcaacattgtcagataacaattttttcttctgcagtatagctgctaaagaaaatgtacgtcgTTTTAAAGAAGTTtcaaatatttatattggaaaacaagccaaaacaaagacaaatcagaatgtatttatttatttatttattttatttttttagtggcagtgtataatggggcgaagactacctctctcaccttcttGTTCACATCtctccatctttaactctcagaaaacaaactctctcttcttaatagagctgcatttcgccgattttcttcacgataagatacacactgCAACACATGTATTACGATTCACTTCGtggtgagccatcacgttataatctagctgcattaagcgtgcacgctcaatggatgagcgtccccgcgacagagtgtgcatcagccg
This window harbors:
- the LOC127423376 gene encoding ubiquitin-conjugating enzyme E2 D4-like, whose translation is MALKRIQKELQDLQRDPPAQCSAGPVGDDLFHWQATIMGPSDSPYQGGVFFLTIHFPTDYPFKPPKVAFTTKIYHPNINSNGSICLDILRSQWSPALTVSKVLLSICSLLCDPNPDDPLVPDIAHIYKSDKEKYNRLAREWTQKYAM